The Methanoplanus sp. FWC-SCC4 genome has a window encoding:
- a CDS encoding Gfo/Idh/MocA family oxidoreductase, translating to MDVGVIGTGIMGRNHVRVYSELKKVNDLYLYDINSDAATELAKRNGAKAVSSLDRMLGQIDAVSICVPTEYHYDVAMSVAEVGVNMLIEKPICLNSKEAELLNENIPKDIVVGVGHIERFNPIVKEIQKIIKNPLYIEIKRHNPASGRISGSSVVEDLMIHDIDILFNNFKFALPYQLSCSGSNDLCGALFNFGDLPVYLSTSRKSSKKIRMIYVEEEDFTIEGDFMTQEIFIHRKPEKYSHERSRYVQENIIEKVMVNKVEPLKMELCSFIDCVGNNTDFEIPAEQAILDLKICEEIKSKCSDTAF from the coding sequence ATGGATGTTGGTGTGATTGGAACCGGTATAATGGGGAGGAATCATGTACGCGTTTATTCGGAATTAAAAAAAGTGAATGACCTGTATTTGTATGATATTAATAGTGATGCAGCAACAGAACTTGCAAAAAGAAACGGAGCAAAAGCTGTCAGTTCACTTGACAGAATGCTTGGACAAATTGATGCAGTCAGTATCTGTGTTCCGACCGAGTATCACTATGACGTGGCAATGAGTGTTGCAGAAGTCGGAGTAAATATGCTCATAGAAAAGCCAATTTGTCTGAATTCCAAAGAAGCAGAATTGCTAAATGAAAATATTCCAAAAGATATTGTTGTTGGTGTTGGGCATATCGAACGATTCAACCCGATAGTAAAGGAAATTCAAAAAATAATCAAAAATCCATTATATATTGAAATAAAACGGCATAATCCTGCTTCCGGCAGGATATCAGGCAGCTCTGTTGTTGAAGATTTAATGATCCATGATATAGACATTTTATTCAACAACTTTAAATTCGCCTTGCCTTATCAGTTGTCATGTTCAGGCAGCAATGATCTCTGTGGTGCACTTTTTAATTTTGGTGACCTGCCGGTTTACCTTTCTACGAGCAGAAAGTCCTCAAAGAAAATAAGAATGATCTATGTTGAAGAAGAAGATTTTACAATAGAAGGGGACTTTATGACTCAGGAGATTTTTATCCACAGAAAACCGGAAAAGTACAGTCATGAAAGATCCAGGTATGTTCAGGAAAATATTATTGAGAAGGTAATGGTAAATAAAGTTGAACCGTTAAAAATGGAGCTTTGCAGTTTTATTGACTGTGTCGGAAATAATACTGATTTTGAAATCCCTGCAGAACAGGCAATTCTTGATTTGAAAATTTGTGAAGAGATCAAAAGTAAATGTTCAGATACAGCTTTTTAA